One genomic segment of bacterium includes these proteins:
- a CDS encoding HAMP domain-containing sensor histidine kinase, translating into MTIRRTFELVTGAYLVVATALGVVTGYLFFNQQYLRQVERARLDSNLLADELRQSSSELPLLARLFVATGDEDYRQRYNDLLALRAGDQAESENYARLYWYIVANKPEAPLVALSADLLRQMFARLDVGADVFAQLDQAGASSDSAVSIELAAMHTARGEMADGAGGFTKTGEPDPVKAAAALSDSTYNRLKTGATQPLDDFVAQIEDRATAAIARYQGRADLCFRLGGALVALLLALTLVSLDTYRQRISAPVVKLQGQTRGVAGDIDRLADTTRAISEGDLSRSFATTTPRLDMKTRDEVADLARLHDSMISRLQETGGSIARVTAERHDDNLKLAELNNQKNEFLGMAAHDLRNPLAVFLGFTELMLDGKIGKLSAEQEQVIAVLKRDSDFMLGLVDNLLDVAKIESGKVNLDLTPVDLGALAEENVAFNRLLAEKHDVKLALRRPIDLPTLTVDRPKIWQVFNNLLSNAVKFSRPGTMTTMELTRVAGGVTIEVRDQGAGIPPNEMESLFKPFSRGKTKPVEGERSTGLGLVIVKKIVESHGGTIKVESKVGAGSTFTVFLPESGPVISAA; encoded by the coding sequence ATGACCATCCGCCGGACGTTCGAGCTCGTGACCGGCGCCTACCTTGTTGTCGCCACGGCGCTGGGCGTTGTCACCGGCTACCTGTTCTTCAACCAGCAGTACCTCAGGCAAGTCGAGCGCGCGCGGCTCGACTCCAATCTGCTGGCCGATGAACTGCGCCAGAGTTCGAGCGAGCTGCCCCTGCTGGCTCGGCTTTTCGTCGCGACCGGCGACGAAGACTACCGGCAGCGCTACAACGATTTGCTGGCGCTCCGTGCTGGCGACCAGGCCGAGTCGGAGAACTACGCCCGGTTGTACTGGTACATAGTTGCGAACAAGCCCGAAGCGCCGCTGGTCGCATTGAGCGCCGACTTGCTGCGCCAGATGTTTGCCCGGCTCGATGTTGGCGCAGACGTTTTCGCGCAGCTCGATCAGGCTGGCGCCAGTTCCGATTCAGCAGTGAGTATCGAGCTGGCCGCGATGCACACCGCCAGGGGCGAGATGGCCGACGGCGCGGGCGGGTTTACAAAGACGGGTGAGCCGGACCCGGTCAAAGCCGCGGCGGCGTTGAGTGATTCGACCTACAATCGGCTCAAGACCGGGGCGACGCAGCCGCTGGACGACTTTGTGGCGCAAATCGAGGATCGCGCCACCGCTGCGATAGCCCGCTACCAGGGCCGCGCCGACTTGTGCTTTCGGCTGGGCGGAGCGCTGGTCGCCCTGCTGCTGGCCCTGACCCTTGTCTCGCTCGACACCTACCGGCAACGCATATCGGCGCCGGTGGTGAAGCTGCAGGGACAGACCCGAGGCGTGGCCGGCGACATCGACCGGCTGGCTGACACGACCAGGGCAATATCGGAAGGGGACCTTTCCCGGTCGTTCGCAACCACTACGCCGCGGCTGGACATGAAGACGCGGGACGAGGTCGCCGACCTCGCACGCCTGCACGACTCCATGATATCGCGCCTGCAGGAGACCGGCGGCTCGATTGCCCGTGTGACCGCGGAACGGCACGACGACAACCTGAAGCTGGCCGAGCTGAACAACCAGAAGAACGAGTTCCTTGGCATGGCCGCGCACGACCTGCGCAACCCGCTGGCGGTTTTCCTCGGTTTCACTGAGTTGATGCTCGACGGCAAGATCGGCAAGCTCAGCGCGGAGCAGGAACAGGTGATAGCGGTGTTGAAGCGGGACAGCGATTTCATGCTTGGGCTGGTCGACAACCTCCTCGACGTGGCCAAGATCGAGTCGGGCAAGGTAAACCTGGACTTGACGCCGGTTGACCTGGGCGCTCTGGCCGAGGAGAACGTTGCGTTCAATCGGCTGCTTGCCGAGAAGCACGACGTGAAGCTCGCGCTCAGGCGACCGATCGACCTGCCGACACTGACTGTCGACCGGCCCAAAATCTGGCAGGTGTTCAACAACCTGCTGTCAAATGCGGTGAAGTTCTCCAGGCCCGGAACCATGACCACGATGGAGCTCACGCGGGTCGCCGGTGGCGTTACCATCGAGGTGCGCGACCAGGGCGCGGGCATCCCGCCCAATGAGATGGAATCGCTGTTCAAGCCATTCAGCCGCGGTAAGACCAAGCCGGTCGAAGGCGAGCGTAGCACCGGGCTGGGGCTCGTGATCGTGAAGAAGATCGTCGAGAGCCACGGCGGAACCATCAAGGTCGAGTCGAAGGTCGGCGCCGGTTCGACGTTCACCGTGTTCCTGCCTGAATCGGGCCCGGTTATCTCCGCGGCTTGA